CCGTCTCCCCCCCCCTATCCACCGCCTGGCCCGTCTCCCCCCCCCTATCCACCGCCTGGCCCGTCTCCCCCCCCCTATCCACCGCCTGGCCCGTCTCCCCCCCCCCTATCCACCGCCTGgcccgtccccccccccccccctatccacCGCCTGGCCCGTCTCCCCCCCCCTATCCACCGCCTGGCCCGTCTCCCCCCCCCTATCCACCGCCTGGCCCGTCTCCCCCCCCCTATCCACCGCCTGGcccgtctccccccccccccctatccccCGCCTGGCCCGTCTCCCCCCCCCCTATCCACCGCCTGGCCCGTCTCCCCCCCCCCTATCCACCGCCTGGCCCGTCTCCCCCCCCTATCCACCGCCTGGCCCGTCTCCCCCCCTATCCATTcagagacttgaaattgagctcaggtgcatcctgtttccattgatcatccttgagatgtttcttcaacttgattggagtcaacctgtggtaaattcaattgattagacatgatttggaaaggcacacacctgtctatataaggtaccacagttgacagtgcatgtccgagCAAAAACTAAGCCGTGAAGTCTAaaaaattgtccatagagctccgaggcaggattgtgtcgaggcacagatctggggaagagtaccaaaacaattctgcagcgttgaaggtccccaagaacacagtggcctccatcattctttaatggaagatgtttggaaccaccaagactcttcctagagctggcagcccggccaaactgagcaatcagggagaagggccttggtcggggaggtgaccaagaacccgatggtcactctgccaGAGcgctggagttcctctgtggagatggaagaatcttcgagaaggacaaccatctctgcagcactccaaaaatcaggcctttatggtagagtggccagacggaagccactcctcagtaaaaggcatatggctgcccacttggagtttgtcaaaaggcacctaaaggattctcaaaccatgagaaacaagattctctggtctgattaaaccaagattgaactcacgtctggagaaaaccaggcactgctcagcacctggccaataccatcccttcgttgaagcatggtagtggcagcatcatgatgtcgGGGTGTTTTTCcgcggcaggtactgggagactagtcagcatcgagggaaagatgaaggtgcatcaacaaagtactgagtaaagagtctgaatactaatgtaaatgtgatatttcagtttatttttaataaatttgaagaaaaaaatctatactttttatttatttaattttgtcattatggagtattttgagggggggggggcatttaaaTCAATTTTGtaataaggctgttacgtaacagaatgtggaaaaagttaacgcgtctgaatactttgcgaatgcactgtatgtaatccattattaataggatctctatgaagCCTGTCTTGTGTTTAGTCAGTTTattgtccccctctctcctccccagggGTGATCTACCTCAAGAACATGGTGACCCAGCACTGGAGTGAGGGGGACGGCACCAGCACGGAGACGCCTGTCAATAACATACCAGAGGAGGACAGGCAGTTTATCCGTGACAACATCGTGGAGGCCATCATTCACTCCCCCGAGCGCATCAGGTAACCTACCACCCTGTGGCTGCTCAGCTCACTGCACAGCGCCAGCAGAGGGGGGGGAAGAGGTAGCTCGGATCAACCAGATCGTCTTCCAACCTTTCtcctctctaacccttcagagTGCAGCTGACGACATGCATCCATCACATGATTAAACACGACTACCCCGGCAAGTGGACTGCCATCGTGGACAAGATTGGCTTCTACCTGCAGTCAGATAACAGCGCCGGCTGGCTGGGCATCCTGCTCTGCCTCTACCAGCTGGTTAAAAACTATGAGTAAGGACTCCTTGTTTTAGAGTGACCATGTTTGTGTCCCAACCAtttagggaatggggtgccatttgggacagagaccGTATTATAGAGCTGTTTGCTATGTATTCGGGTGGTTGATGTTTCTGATTGTGTGTTTGACAGGTACAAGAAGCCGGACGAGCGCAGTCCTCTGGTGGCGGCCATGCAGATCTTCATGCCCATGCTGAAGGACCGCTTCATCCAGCTGCTCCCTGACCCCTCCAGTGAGTCTGTCCTGGTGCAAAAACAGATCTTCAAGATCCTCTACGCCCTCTTCCAGGTACTACTGATCACATCCTTCACGCTCACCTTCTTAGAAGTTGTGTATATATTAGTCTGTGTTGATTGTAATAGGGAGTGTATGGTACTTGTCTAAATGTGGATGTATAGTTGTAGTGTCCAGTTATTTAGCTACTCCTTCCATAATACTGGGTTTGGAGATGGGTCGATTATGGTTGTCCTGTAGAAGGGGGAGGGCTGAGGACCATCTGGTCCATGTCAGGGCCACTGGGCTAGACCTGTCCCCCCCCTCAGCATGCCAGACTGCACTGCTGTctagggttgtctgtctgtccattgGAACGACGACAAAGCTTTTTGAATTGAATAGACGGGATTTCTCCTTTTCCCTGTCCACAGTATAACCTCCCCCTGGAGCTGATCAACCGACAGAACCTGACGGAGTGGATGGAGATCCTGAAGACAGTGGTGGACAGAGACGTGCCTCCGGTGAGGGCAGATTTACTGTGGTAGGGCAAGGAGGGAGCACAAATAGGTTGACTATGCAAATCAAGTAGCTCCCAAACAGATTAGCTGTAGTTTGTTTGCTTTATTTTAATTGCTGCGAGTTGAAAGAAAGCTTATTTtattttccttctctctttctcccctccttcCCCGTCTGTGGCCCACAGGAGACCTTGCAGGTGGATGAGGACGAGAGACCTGAGCTGCCCTGGTGGAAGTGTAAAAAGTGGGCCCTCCACATCCTGGCCAGGCTCTTCGAGAGGTAAGCCTACTCAACCCACCCCAGCACACTGTCACTgattctacactgagtgtacatttGGAACACCAAAACAtttggaacacctgctctttccatgagactgaccaggtgaaagtgaTAATCCCTTAATTATGTCACTTATCATTCATTACCTgtctggtggatggattatcttggcaaaggagaaatgctcactaacagggatgtaaacaaatgtgtgcacaaaattggagagaaaccttttgtgcgtatggaaaatgtctgggatcttaaatttcagctcatgaaacatgggaccaacactttacatgttgtgtttatattttggttcactGTATATTAACATGTGAAAGCATCTTTAAACCCCTCCCAGGTATGGCAGCCCAGGCAACACTACCAAAGAGTACACAGAGTTTGCCGATCTCTTCCTCAAGGGATACTCAGTGGCAGCACAACAGGTGAGAGGCCAAGGCCGCTCTTGGCTTTGTCTGAGCTGAAAGATGTGTGATGCATGACTCTGTGATTGACTGAGGGACAGAAGGTTGCCTTTcagctgtgtctgtctgcatgGGAGTCTGATCTCAACCTGAGGGAACTgatttgcctgtctgtctgtaggtgcTGCTGAAGGTCTTATATCAGTATAAGGAGAAGCAATACGTGGCTCCCAGAGTCCTCCAGCAGACACTCAACTATATTAACCAGGGAATCGCACACGCTGTCACCTGGAAGAACCTGAAGCCACATATCCAGGGCATCATTCAGGATGTGGTTTTCCCTCTCATGTGCTACACGGACAGTGACCAGGAGTTGTGGGAGGAGGACCCATACGAGTACATTCGCATGAAGTTTGGTAAGCACCATTCTTGTTTTTGGAAATCAGAAATATTCCGTAGTGTTTGTCATCCAGAAGGAATGTCCTGGAATCAGACTGCCTGGAAGTGATCAGTTCAAAGATTTAACTGTGTAAAGCTATTCTAACAAACCAATGCAATGTGCCATCTGATCTGCTGACTCTCTGTCCCGTCTCAGATGTGTTCGAGGATTTCATCTCTCCCACCACGGCTGCCCAGACCCTGCTCTTCACCTCCTGCAACAAGAGGAAAGAAGTGAGTTGTGGTTCTGATGTGAATGCTGTGTCCTCCTGGTCCTGGCAGGGTCAACAGCCTGCCATGATGTGATCCtctttcatcccaaatggcaccctattccctatatagtgcactacttatttATTCTCcctagagccctggtcaaaagtagtgcactatattggtaatagggtgctatttgggacgcatagCCTGGTGCCTGTTATTTTTTTCTACTGGCCTCACTCCTGCCCTTATTTATGGCCTTGCCCATTCCTCCGTCCTGTCTTGCTGTGGCTCTTATTAGCGCCCTGTTGCTCCAACAACAGTACAGAGCTGTTGGAACCGGTCTGTGGATGAGTCCAGCCAGGAGAACACTGGAAAACAAAGAAGCATAGCTGGAAGAAAGCACTACTTTAGTTGCTGTAGCTCCTTAGTCAGATGTGTTACGTATTACGGCTTTCTTTCTGTTCTAAATGTAAGGTGTTGTTTTAGCATGGAGGTAGTTCTATTCCGTTTTGGctgtgggtgaacagggtgtgTGGTGCCTGTCCATGTTACGTGCTGCCGTCTGGCTGTGTCTTACAGTCTGTGCGGCGGTGCTCACTCCACACCTGCAGCCATAGAGCCACTGGAGATCATAGTACTGACGTCTCTGACTCCTCACCACGGGCCAGCCTCCATACTCTCCCACAAACTCTCCTggcctgcatctcaaatggcaccctattccctacatagtgcactaccccatgagccctggtcaatagtagtgcactatacatggattagggtgccatttgggacatatcagAGGTGTTGGATGTTAATGTGTAACAGTTATCCAGGATACACAGAGAAGCAGCACATTTGACTGAATGCATTTCTTTATTCTCTAGGTTCTTCAGAAGACCATGGGCTTCTGTTATCAGATCCTCACTGAGCCCACCTCTGACCCCAGGAAGAAGGACGGAGCGCTGCACATGATTGGCTCTCTGGCTGAAATCCTGCTCAAGGTTATTAACCCCCAACACCACCTGCTATCTCCTCTTTTCTAGTTGACCTTTGGTCTGACCATGTACTCATCAGATGAGGTAGCTGACACGGCGTGTAACTATTTTGCCAAATTGTTTTATCACTTAAGTTCACTTTATGGCTCCCACGTGGCAGTCAAATACATTAAATGCATTTTTGTTAACCATGAATTTCATTTTCTTCTCTCCCCCGGAAACAGAAAAAGGTCTATAAAGACCAGATGGAGTTCATGCTGCAGAACCACGTCTTCACTCTGTTCCGCAGTGAGCTGGGCTATATGAGAGCCAGAGTAAGTGTCACGTTGCCAGATCATTCTGTCCCAGGGTTCcagtggggagaaggggagggcaTGTGAGCTgatcaccggacgtgctacctgtcccagacctgctgttttcaactctctagagacagcaggagcggtagagatactctgaatgatcggctatgaaaagccagctgacatttactcctgaggtgctgacctgttgcaccctcgacaaccactgtgattattattatttgaccctgctggtcatctatgaacatttgaacatcttggccatgttctgttataatctccacccggcacagccagaagaggactggccacccctcataggctggttcctctctaggtttcttcctaggttctggcctttctagggagtttttcctagccaccgtgcttctacacctgcattgcttgccgtttggggttttaggctgtgtttctgtacagcactttgacatcagctgatgtaagaagggctttataaatacatttgagtgTATCAAGAATATTAATGACAATGATTTGGTAAAACACCAGTGTTTTCTGAAAGTTCTGCCTCTGTCATTGCAGTGGATTTTCCACTCTTCACATCTTGATGGTTCTAGATACAAATTCTAGATTTAGGAGAATTTTGCAAAAGTATAGCCAGTTTGTTTACTGTCCTGCACTGGTTAACTGTTAACCACCATCTCTGGTGTTTCCCCATAGGCCTGTTGGGTCCTGCATTACTTCTGTGAGGTCAAGTTTAAGAGTGACCAGAACCTGCAGACAGCCCTGGAGCTGACCCGCCTCTGCCTGATCAATGACAACGAGATGCCTGTTAAAGTGGAGGCAGCCATCGCCCTGCAGGTCCTCATCAGCAACCAGGAGAAAGGTAGCTATCTCTACACTGTCAAACACACCATAGGTGTATATGGAGTCTTTCTTTGCTGAATAACATTAATAGTTAATGTTCTTCTTGAATCCAAATGATATAGCTGATTATCACTAAGTGCTCCTCTGTCATGTTTTTCCTCTTTCCTAGCCAAAGAGTATATCACTCCCTTCATCCGGCCTGTGATGCAGGCCCTCCTGCACATTGTGCGTGAAACGGAGAACGATGACCTCACTAATGTCATCCAGAAGATGATCTGCGAGTACAGCGAAGAGGTCACGCCCATCGCCGTGGAGATGACACAGCACTTGGTGAGGAGTGTGTGCTCAGTGCCTGACTCATAAAACGGCCCTGCACAGGAAGTCTCCTTCCTTTGATCAGTTTACAGTTCTGTTTGTCAGCCATGGAGATAGGAAATAAGGCCCAATTACCATCTCTCCTAGTTCCATGTTGGTCTGGTTTTAAAGACCCTGCTCTCAGGGAAACCCACTTATGGCTGTTATTCCCATTTCTCCTCAGGCGATGACCTTCAACCAGGTCATCCAGACGGGGCCTGACGAGGAGGGAGGGGACGACAAGGCGGTGACAGCCATGGGCATCCTCAACACTATCGACACACTGCTCAGTGTGGTGGAGGACCACAAAGAGGTGAGTACAGCCATGGCGTCCTGTCCAGTGGGTCTACTTGtatgtacatcaagctgtctcatgctacagaaacaggatatgGGCTCCTGCCCTGTTGGCCATTCTGGtttggacaaggcatatttacttACAGCCATTCAACCAAACACCCACTCAGTAGAGCAGCTTCCCTCCCAGCTCATAGTGCTGCCTGCCAACACACTCCCAGCTGCCCACCCGCTCCTGGAAACACACACTGTTCTCTCTTCAAAGTGCCTTGCAGGCTGATGCCTCTAGAAATAGCACTGTGGCTCTCTGCCCGTACGTCCGCCGACGCACAGGACCCGTGGAGCTTGGAACCAGCCAAACCAGCAAATGTTGGTCAACAGTTAGATATGTCTTCTTGGTATGCTACTCATTGTCGTTGACTGTGTAAAGTAAAGCTGTTGACTTATGACGTTGTTTTTATCAATGTGCCTACCCACAGGTATTTGGTTTTCTGGAAATGACTTGCACAATGAAATCATCAAATCTACTCTTGCAACACCACTTGTATGTTCATGGTGaatctctgtgcgtgtgtgtgttccagtgctCTAACTAAATGAATGGGGTTTCTGTTTTAGATCACCCAGCAGCTGGAGGGTATATGTCTGCAGGTGATTGGCACCGTCCTGCAGCAGCACGTCCTGGGTAAGTCTCCCTTGCTCTTCCTGTCCCACCACATTCCAACCAGGTCCTCCCGTCTCTGACACGTACAGGTGGGCGAGGTGCCTAGAGTCATTTACGTGACTGACTCACTCTGTGGGGGTTGTCCTATATTTACCTCTGTCTGACacccagcctgtgtgtgtgttgattttcAGAGTTCTACGAGGAGATCCTGTCTCTGGCACACAGCCTGACCTGCCAGCAGGTGTCCCCACAGATGTGGCAGCTCCTCCCCTTGGTGTTCGAGGTCTTCCAGCAGGATGGCTTTGACTACTTCACAGGTATACTGCTCACTAACCTGCTAGTCTCAACTGCCTGTTATAGTGATTTGACTATTATATAGACACACACTATATTAAATGGGGGATGTGACTATTTCAGACATGATGCCTCTCCTTCACAACTATGTCACGGTTGACACAGACACTCTCCTGTCTGACACTAAATACCTGGAGATAATCTACAGCATGTGCAAGAAGGTACAGTAACTTACAGCCGCTATACAATTTTTTTCACACATATTGGTGGTGTGTATTTTTGCTGGGTGTGAACAAGTTGATAATCTGTCCATGCAGGTTCTGACTGGTGATCCAGGTGAGGATCCAGAGTGTCATGCAGCCAAGCTGTTGGAGGTGGTTATTCTGCAGTGCAAAGGGCGTGGAATTGATCAAGTAAGCGTCTGGCTTCTACACTAAATCTTGTATGGCTACGACTGTATTCAAAGTAACTGCTTTTGAGAAGCACTGTACTATACATTCACCTTAGACTTTCTTTGCCGCTCCTGCAGGTTGTTCCCTTGTTTGTGGCGGCTGCGCTGGAGAGGCTGACGAGGGAGGTGAAGACCAGTGAGCTGAGGACCATGTGTCTGCAAGTGGCCATCGCAGCCCTGTACTACAGCCCCCCTCTGCTGCTCAACACCCTGGAGAACCTGCGCTTCCCAAACAACACTGAGCCCATCACCAACCACTTCATCTCCCAGTGGCTCAAAGACGTTGACTGCTTCCTGGGGTAAGACCAGGAAAGATGCTCACGTTTAATATATTTACAGCTCGTCTGGTTTCTCTGGTCCCCCATATAGTTTGATATCAAGTAGAGAGAAAAATGTACTGTAAgataaaaaaattatgttattCCCCAGGCTCCACGATAGGAAGATCTGTGTGCTTGGTCTGTGTGCCCTCATTGACTTGGAGCAGAGGCCCCAGGCTGTCAACCAGGTGGCCGGCCAACTGCTCCCCGCAGCCATCCTGCTCTTCAACGGCCTCAAGAGGGCCTACGCCTGTCAAGCAGAGAATGAGaatgaggatgaggatggagatggagatggagaggaggatgaggagaatgGTACGGCATTTGTGCTATCCTCTTAACTCATAAGTCCCATTGTCACTCCCTTAGTTAATCTTCCTACTATATTGAATAGGGTAAGATACAGCTGCATGGAGCACTTCATTGGTAGATGGTTTGAGTTGTGTTAGTGGATTGATCAGTAATAAATTAATCCATTGTGCCTTTCCTCAGTCGAGCTGGGCAGTGATGAGGATGACATTGATGAGGAGGGCCAGGAGTACTTGGAGATGCTGGCCAAGCATGCAGGAGAGGATGGGGATGATGAGGACTGGGATGAGGATGACGCAGAGGAGACTGCACTGGAGGGCTACACTACAGCTGTAGACGATGAAGACAACCTAGTGGATGAATACCAGATCTTCAAGGCCATACTACAGAGTAAGGAGACCACCTTTCAGGCACACAAAGCTAGTGATGGGTCGTCAAGTTAAGGACACAAGTTGGAAATAAACAGTGAATAAGTGTTTACACTCAATAATATTACGAAACAAATTTGTGAGGCCTgttatttaaagtgcattattAGTACAAGATCTTAAGTGATGAAATGATAATGATTCGGaacaggacactgtctgtctgtggtcacTGGATCAGGGTCACGTTCTGTGTCTCTGGGTTCAATTCCCCACAGCAGCGTGTTCTTCAGTTGAAGACAGAGGCATTTGTCTGAGAAGGTTAAAACGCAATACAAACGAGATCTCGGGATTGAAGACATGAATGCAATATGTTGCTTAAGTGTAAATCGTACATAAAAGTGGAGGGAAAACTTTAACTTAACTATGTTTTTCTCCAACTCAGATATCCAGACCCGTGACCCAGCATGGTACCAGGCACTCACACAAACCCTTGATGAGGAACAAGGAAAACACCTTCATGACATTGGCACACTTGCAGACCAGAGACGGGCAGCACATGGTAAGTAAATCTATCCCCGTAATACAATAAGACAGCTGTTAATTTTTATTTCATTGTTTTAATATCATAGGAAATAAACACTTACCATGTTTGGCCTGTTGTATAATTGCCCTATTTTCTTCATTCCAGAATCCAAAATGATCGAGAAGCATGGCGGATACAAGTTCACAGTGCCAGAAGTGGTGCCAACTAATTTCAATTTTGGTGGCAATGCTCCAGGAATGAATTGAGTCATCCCTTCTCCCTTTTATTACTCTGACTGATTGTAGTGACGTGAAAAAAAGCTTGTGTTGTTCCCTTAAGTAGTGGTTCCAGAACTGGTTCTTCTTACTGACTCTTCAATCTGACTATCAAATTGGAAATAGCACCAGAAGAAGTGGGAAGACAACCAAATGCAACAAATGGCTGGGAAAACAAACCAAGAACTTGAGCTTGAAGCAAGAGAAAAAATAAGCTCTAAACAACATTGTCTTCTGGGATCCAATGTGGAGGATACTAGGACGGGAACTTTTTTTCTTCCCTCTTAAACAAAATGGGAGGGCTTAACAATTTGAAATTGATAATGGGACTAAATGTTTCATCATTTTCACTGTTTTGGTCAAAAGGCTGTGTGTGATAAGATTATACCTCTGGCAGTAGTGTTGTCTGTTATTTTCTGCATTAACAAATTCTCATGTTTGTTATGTATATACAAGCCAAGGTTCTTGATTTTTAAGTAGCCTTGCTAAAACAACCAGAGGCATTTGTAAGGTGTCAAGTGTATTCAAATGTAGCATATTGGATACTTCATGGCACTATGGTGATGCCTGATCTCTGTAAATTAATGACTAGCACTTTCATATTGTTCAGGTCTCCTAGCCTTCTGTATCAGACTGCAATTTTTAAATCAATTAAGACCATTTAAAACACAATCCGCTGTAACTTTGGTTACGGTGTAGAATAATGAGTGGCATCACTTTGCTGCTAAAGTGGAAACATTCTAGA
The sequence above is a segment of the Salvelinus alpinus chromosome 33, SLU_Salpinus.1, whole genome shotgun sequence genome. Coding sequences within it:
- the LOC139562816 gene encoding importin-7-like → MDPNVLIEALRGTMDPNLREAAERQLNEGHTQVNFVSALLQVTMSDQLDLPVRQAGVIYLKNMVTQHWSEGDGTSTETPVNNIPEEDRQFIRDNIVEAIIHSPERIRVQLTTCIHHMIKHDYPGKWTAIVDKIGFYLQSDNSAGWLGILLCLYQLVKNYEYKKPDERSPLVAAMQIFMPMLKDRFIQLLPDPSSESVLVQKQIFKILYALFQYNLPLELINRQNLTEWMEILKTVVDRDVPPETLQVDEDERPELPWWKCKKWALHILARLFERYGSPGNTTKEYTEFADLFLKGYSVAAQQVLLKVLYQYKEKQYVAPRVLQQTLNYINQGIAHAVTWKNLKPHIQGIIQDVVFPLMCYTDSDQELWEEDPYEYIRMKFDVFEDFISPTTAAQTLLFTSCNKRKEVLQKTMGFCYQILTEPTSDPRKKDGALHMIGSLAEILLKKKVYKDQMEFMLQNHVFTLFRSELGYMRARACWVLHYFCEVKFKSDQNLQTALELTRLCLINDNEMPVKVEAAIALQVLISNQEKAKEYITPFIRPVMQALLHIVRETENDDLTNVIQKMICEYSEEVTPIAVEMTQHLAMTFNQVIQTGPDEEGGDDKAVTAMGILNTIDTLLSVVEDHKEITQQLEGICLQVIGTVLQQHVLEFYEEILSLAHSLTCQQVSPQMWQLLPLVFEVFQQDGFDYFTDMMPLLHNYVTVDTDTLLSDTKYLEIIYSMCKKVLTGDPGEDPECHAAKLLEVVILQCKGRGIDQVVPLFVAAALERLTREVKTSELRTMCLQVAIAALYYSPPLLLNTLENLRFPNNTEPITNHFISQWLKDVDCFLGLHDRKICVLGLCALIDLEQRPQAVNQVAGQLLPAAILLFNGLKRAYACQAENENEDEDGDGDGEEDEENVELGSDEDDIDEEGQEYLEMLAKHAGEDGDDEDWDEDDAEETALEGYTTAVDDEDNLVDEYQIFKAILQNIQTRDPAWYQALTQTLDEEQGKHLHDIGTLADQRRAAHESKMIEKHGGYKFTVPEVVPTNFNFGGNAPGMN